The following is a genomic window from Zonotrichia leucophrys gambelii isolate GWCS_2022_RI unplaced genomic scaffold, RI_Zleu_2.0 Scaffold_1077_16340, whole genome shotgun sequence.
agggacccctccccaaattcaccaGGGACCCTTCCCCAAATTCCCTAAGGGCCACCGtgagagacccctccccaaattcaccagggacccctccccaaattcatcaGGGATcacctgggacccctccccaaatccatcagggacccctccccaaattcaccaAGGGCCACcgtgagacccctccccaaattcaccagggaccccctgagacccctccccaaattcacctgggacccctccccaaattcaccagggaccccctgagacccctccccaaattccctaaGGGCTACTGtgagagacccctccccaaattacacccagggacccctccccaaatccatcagggaccccccgagacccccgggacccctccccaaatacacCAAGGACCCCCCTGAGACTCCCGGGACCTCCTTggaccccccaaatctcccctcaggacccccccccccaaatacccccagggacccccccccaaatcccccccagaccccccaaaacccccctgggaACCAAACAgggccccccaaatccccccaccCCGACCCTCCCCgtgacccctgtgtgaccctGTGACCCCCCTGTGTGACCCCGTGACCTCACCGTGACCCCATGACCCCTCCATGACCCCCCCGTGACCCCCAGgccggctgctgctgccccccaaGAACGTCGAGGCGTTTTTGACCCTGTGACCTCCCCCTGACCCCATGACCTCCCCGTGACCCCgtgacccctgtgtgaccccgTGACCCCTCCATGACCCCCGTGTGACCCCCAGgccggctgctgctgccccccaaGAACGTCGAGGCGTTTTTCCTGCACCCGAGCGGCTCCAAGGGGCTCGAGCGCCAGAGGGTGCTGATCAAGCTGGGGGACCAGGTCCGGccgtccgtctgtctgtccgtctgtctgtctgtccgtccgtccgtctgtcacctcctgtgtccGTCTGTCACCCGCATGTGTCCGTCTGTCACTTCcctgtgtccgtctgtctgtccgtctgtgCTCCCTCTGTGTCCGTCTGTCACTTCCTGggtccgtctgtctgtccgtctgtcccctctgtgtccgTCTGTCACTTCcctgtgtccgtctgtccatccatccGTGCTCCctgtgtgtccgtctgtcccttCCTGTGTCCGTCTGTCACTTCcctgtgtccgtctgtccgtccatctgtcacctctgtgtctgtcacctcctgtgtccgtccgtctgtccgtccatCTGTACTCCCTCTGTGTCCGTCTGTCACTTCCCTATGAcctctgtcccttcccatgtCCGTCTGTCCTCTcctgtgtccgtctgtcctctcctgtgtccgtctgtcccttCCCATGTCCGTCTCCtctgtgtccgtctgtcctctcctgtgtccatctgtcctcTCTGCGTCCGTCCGTCTGTGCTCTCTCTGTGTCCGTCTGTCACTTCCCTGTGAcctctgtcccttcccatgtCCGTCTGTCCTCTCTATGTCcgtctgtcccctctgtgtgtccgtctgtcccttcccgtgtccgtctgtcctccctgtgtccgtctgtcacctctctgtccgtctgtcccctcctgtgtccgtctgtccgtccgtctgtGCTCTCTCTGGGTCCGTCTGTCACTTCCCTGTGACCTCTGTCATCtctgtgtccgtctgtcccctcCCATGTCCGTCATCTCCCTGTGACCTCTGTCCCTtcccgtgtccgtctgtcccctctgtgtccatctgtcctgccccgtgtccgtctgtccctccccatgtccccgtgtccgtctgtcccctcctgtgtccgtctgtccccttCCCGGGTCCGTCCGTCACCCCTCATGTCCCTGTGTCGTCCCTGTGTCCGTCCGTCCCCTCTcgtgtccatctgtcccctccctgtgtgttgtgtccccccaatgtccccactgtccccactgtccccaatgtccccaatccccccaatgtccccaatgtccccaatgatgtccccaatgtccccaatccccccagtccccccaatgtccccactgtccccaatgatgtccccaatgtccccaatcccccaaatgtccccaatgtcccaaatgatgtccccaatgtcccctctgtccccagcggGGTCCGTGCGAGGCCAACGCTCTCCGTGCCCCCCCCTACGCcaacatccccaatgtcccctcaatgtccccaatgatgtcccctcagtgtccccaatggtgtcccctcaatgtccccagtgatgtccccactgtcccccatgtccccaattcccccaatgtccccactgtccccaatgtccccaatgatgtcccctcaatgtcccctcactgtccccaatgtccccactgtccccactgtccccattgtcccctcactgtccccccaatgtcccccctgtccccagcggGGTCCGTGCGAGGCCGACGCTCTCCGTGCCCCCCCCACGCcaacatccccaatgtccccaatgtccccactgtccccaatgtccccaatgtcccctcactgtccccaatgatgtccccgatgtcccccctgtccccaatcccctcactgtcctcaatgtccccactgtccccactgtcccctcactgtccccattgtccccaatgtccccccaatgtcccctcactgtccccactgtccccagcgGGGTCCGTGCGAGGCCGACGCTCTCCGTGCCCCCCCCACGCcaacatccccaatgtccccaatgtccccactgtccccaatgtccccaatgtcccctcactgtccccaatgatgtccccgatgtccccctgtccccaatcccctcactgtcctcaatgtccccactgtccccaatgtccccactgtccccattgtccccaatgtcccctcactgtcccctcactgtcccccctgtccccagcggGGTCCGTGCGAGGCCGACGCTCTCCGTGCCCCCCCCTACGCCAACGTCACCTCCCTGGACGACGTCGTCACCCCCCGGTTCCTGTGCTCGGGGGGCCACGAGCCCCAGCTGGACCCCAACGCCTGCCCGGGTACgtacagaccagtataaaccagtatggaccagtataaactggtaaaaaccagtatggaccagtatagaccagtatagaccagtcCAAAccatcccagtctgtccctgtgctcgGGGGGCCACGAGTCCCAGCTGGAACCCAACGCCTGCCCAGGTGTGTATgcaccagtataaaccagtatggaccagtataaaccagtataaatcagtataaaccagtatagaccagtatagaccagtatagaccagtagGAACCAGTACAGGCCATCCcagtctgttcctgtgctcaGGGGGCCACGAGCCCCAGCTGGACCCCAACGCCTGCCCGGTACgtacagaccagtataaaccagtatggaccagtatagaccagtacagaccagtagaaaccagtatagaccagtataaaccagtataaaccagtatagaccagtacagaccatcccagtctgtccctgtgctcgGGGGGCCACGAGCCCCAGCTGGACCCCAACGCCTGCCCAGGTGTGTATgcaccagtataaaccagtacaaaccagtatggaccagtatggaccagtaggaaccagtacagaccagtataaaccagtatggaccagtataaaccatcccagtctgttcctgtgctcaGGGGGCCACGAGCCCCAGGTGGACCCCAACGCCTGCCCGGGTACgtacagaccagtataaaccagtatagaccagtatggaccagtatagaccagtatggaccagtacagaccagtacaaaCCCGTATAAACTAGTagaaaccagtataaaccagtacaaaccagtagAAACCAGTAGGAACCACTAgagaccagtataaaccagtccctcccagtccatcccagtttgatcccagtccatcccagtttgatcccagtttgatcccagtccatcccagttccctttTTACCTCCAATGACTTCTCGAATCCTTGACTCCCAGTGcttccagttcatcccagtatccccagtatccaGCCAAACTGGgactcccagtatatcccagttcatcccagtccatcccagtttgatcccagtccatcccagtccatcccagtttatcccagtttgatcccagtccatcccagtccctcccagtccatcccagtttgatcccagtccctcccagtccatcccagtttcccccCACAGGTGACTCCGGTGGCCCCGTCGTCGTCACCTGGGGGAAGCGACACTTCCAGGTCAGGGgggaaactgggagggactgggatggactgggagggactgggagggactgggagggactgggagggactgggatggactgggaatactgggatgggaactgggatggactgggagggactgggatgggaactgggatggggattgggaatactggggggacaccgggatagGAACTGGGGCAAACTGGGGacactggtttatactgggatgggaactggggggaactgggagggactgggaggaactgggggatactggggggacactgggatgggaactgggggggactggtttgtactgggatgggaactggggggaactgggaggggcactggtttatactgggatgggaactgggacaaactggtgCTCCCAGGGGTGGGGGTGACCCCAAAGTGACCCCAGGCGGGCGTGGTCAGTTAGGGCGTGGTCATTGACCCCTGGGTGACCCTGGTGggcgtgtccctgtgtccccaggtgggtGTGGCTAGTTAGGGCGTGGTCAGTGACCCCAGGTGGGCGTGGCCAGTTAGGGTGTGGCCATTGACCTCTGGGTGACCCCAGTGGGtgtttccctgtccccaggtgggcGTGGTCAGCTGGGGCGTGGTCAGTGACCTCTGGGTGACCCCGGTGGGTGTGTCTCTGTCCCCAGGTGGGCGTGGTCAGCTGGGGCGTGGTCAGTGACCCTGATGGGTGTGGTCAGCTAGGGCGTGGTCAGTGACCCTGATGGGCGTGGTCAGCTAGGGCGTGGTCAGTGACCTTGATGggcgtgtccctgtgtccccaggtgggcGTGGTCAGCTGGGGCGTGGTCCCCGCCTGCGAGCTGCGCCGCGCCCCCGGCCACGCCCGCGATTTCCACATCAACGTCTTCGAGGTTCTGCCCTGGCTGCGGGAGCGGCTGCGCCACGAGGACCTGGGATTCCTGTCCtagggggcacctgggggcacctgggcacacctgggggcacctgggggcacctgggataCCTGGGCTTCCTGTCCTaggggggcacctgggcacacctgggcacacctgggggcacctggggtaCCTGGGCTTCCTGTCCTAGGGCACCTGGGgtacctgggggcacctgggcacacctgggggtacctgggcacacctggggtacGTGGGCTTCCTGTCCTaggggggcacacctggggtacctgggggcacctggggcacacctgggcatggctggaactaccctgggcacacctggatacACCTGAATACacctggatacacctgggcTTCCTGTCCtagggggcacctgggcacacctggatacacctgggcacacctggggtaccTGGGCTTCCTGTCCTaggggggcacctgggcacacctggatacacctgggcacacctggatacacctgggcacacctgggggcagctggggtaCCTGGGCTTCCTGTCCTcggggcacctgggcacacctgggtacgcctgggcacacctggatacagctgggcatggctggaTACACCTGAGGGCacttgggcacacctggacatACCCTGGAGCTACCCTGGGCACACCTAGAGCTAACCTGGGCACActtgggggcacctgggcacacctagAGTtaacctgggcacacctgggggcatcctggatacacctgggcacacctgggtgcaCCTGGAACTACCCTGGGCACACATGAAGCTACCCTGGACACAACTGGAGCcaccctgggcacacctgggcacacctggatgtATCTGGGCACACCTGAAGCTAccctggacacacctggagccactctgggcacacctgagcacacctgggtgcacctggaactgtcctgggcacacctggaactgtcctgggcacacctgggcacacctggatacaccctgggcacacctggatacacctgggcacacctggacatGCCCTGGAGCTaccctgggcacacctggatacacctgggcacacctggacatgccctgggcacacctggacacgccctggaactgtcctggatacacctgggcacacctggagccaccctggatacacctgggggTATcctggatacacctgggcacacctggacatgccctgggcacacctggaactaccctgggcacacctggacatgccccgggcacacctgggcacacctggacatgccccaaacccagcccagctgtccctgttcccccccGCCCCAGGTGACAATAAACACATCCCTGCCCCCCCCGGGTGACAATggccctgtccgtgtgtccgtctgtccttTACTGCCCCCCGGACAGGTGAcagtgtccgtctgtccgtccatCTGTCCTTGATTACCCCCAAACAGGTGACAGTGTCCGTCCGTCCATCTGTCCTTCATTGCCCCCCAAACAGATCCATGACAGTGACCACgtccgtgtgtctgtctgtctgtccttcacTGCCCCCTGAACAGATCCATGAACACAATGaccctgtccgtgtgtccgtctgtccttTATTGCCCCCCCAAACAGGTGactgtgtccgtctgtccgtcaCTGCCCCTGAACAAATCCATGAACACAATgaccctgtctgtctgtctgtcctttaTTGCTCCCAGACAAGTGacagtgtctgtgtgtccgtctgtctgtcctttATTGCCCCCTGAACAGATCCATGAACACAATGaccctgtccgtgtgtccgtctgtccttGCTTGCCCCCCGAACAGATCCATGACAGT
Proteins encoded in this region:
- the LOC135442095 gene encoding complement factor B-like encodes the protein RLLLPPKNVEAFFLHPSGSKGLERQRVLIKLGDQRGPCEADALRAPPYANVTSLDDVVTPRFLCSGGHEPQLDPNACPGDSGGPVVVTWGKRHFQVGVVSWGVVPACELRRAPGHARDFHINVFEVLPWLRERLRHEDLGFLS